The Cucumis melo cultivar AY chromosome 5, USDA_Cmelo_AY_1.0, whole genome shotgun sequence genome has a segment encoding these proteins:
- the LOC107991010 gene encoding small polypeptide DEVIL 14: MRSSKIWSWQQCSKQIREQRARLYIIWRCAVMLLCWHD; the protein is encoded by the coding sequence ATGAGGAGTTCAAAGATTTGGTCATGGCAGCAATGTTCAAAGCAAATCAGAGAGCAAAGGGCAAGACTTTATATCATCTGGAGATGTGCTGTGATGCTTCTATGTTGGCATGATTAA